One window from the genome of Leptidea sinapis chromosome 24, ilLepSina1.1, whole genome shotgun sequence encodes:
- the LOC126971597 gene encoding solute carrier family 22 member 15-like isoform X7 translates to MTTMDSKENIVVNDILEKFGRYQIIQYIFICLPIVFVSMNMINFVFVAGDIGYRCYIPECDDINPKYKVPWWPSDVIHDKCSAPKFTGYDGNSCTNESFSRNETEMCTKWVYESNNTIVGELNLACQPWKINSIGMIHNIGLDISMVVAGWLSDKFGRKPVFVVSSVCCVLGSLKTLATSYTMYATCEFLESVFSGGAFTAGSVLMLEIAGKHRILSGVLFAYALYMGEAVLACLGMLVPYWKNLLYLLCTPCIVFLSYIFFIKESPRWQVLNGKITDAKKTMIIMSKLNNIDFSMEDMNNISNDNLKNILIGDVKESSEGYIDVIKCKEILKNLAVAFFCRFSVSFIYYGLIVNSVLLPGNKYTNLLLAACMSFPGELISMYFMNKIGRKTPLTVGFIICGIACVGCGYVPDGYTGIKITLFLIGKLVVAACYTGLLTYTMELFPTSVRGSLIGLCTLASSLGTTTAPLSMMMSSNSMTLTSVCFGCTAAISSFILIFPPETKDMPLIDTIAELRSAHNLKNQYGKDNPVCDSVISND, encoded by the exons ATGACTACAATGGACAGTAAAGAAAACATTGTGGTCAATGATATTTTGGAGAAATTTGGCCGATATCAGAtaattcaatatatatttatatgtttaccGATAGTTTTTGTATCAATGAATatgattaattttgtatttgttgCTGGGGACATAGGTTATCG ATGCTATATACCCGAATGTGACGACATAAACCCAAAATACAAAGTACCGTGGTGGCCATCAGATGTCATCCATGACAAATGTTCTGCACCCAAATTTACCGGCTACGATGGAAACTCTTGCACCAATGAGAGCTTTTCCAGAAACGAGACAGAAATGTGCACCAAATGGGTGTATGAAAGTAACAATACTATAGTTGGTGAG CTCAACCTTGCCTGTCAGCCGTGGAAAATTAATAGCATTGGTATGATACACAACATAGGGCTGGACATATCTATGGTTGTCGCTGGATGGCTTTCAGATAA GTTTGGACGCAAGCCAGTTTTCGTTGTATCATCTGTTTGTTGCGTTTTGGGCAGTTTAAAAACGCTTGCAACCTCATACACCATGTACGCGACTTGCGAGTTTCTCGAAAGTGTTTTTTCGGGAGGAGCTTTCACAGCTGGAAGTGTATTAA TGCTAGAAATAGCTGGTAAACATAGAATTCTTTCGGGAGTTTTATTTGCCTATGCACTCTACATGGGGGAAGCAGTATTGGCTTGTCTCGGAATGCTGGTACCATACTGGAAGAACCTACTTTACTTGTTATGCACGCCATGTATCGTCTTCCTCTCAtacatatttttcataaaagaaagcCCAAGATGGCAAGTATTAAACGGAAAAATTACAGACGCGAAGaaaacaatgataattatgTCTAAATTGAATAATATCGATTTTAGTATGGAAGATATGAACAACATAAGCAATGataatctaaaaaatattttgattggtgATGTTAAAGAATCCAGTGAAGGTTATATTGATGTCATTAAATGTAAAGAAATTTTGAAGAATTTAGCAGTGGCATTCTTCTGTCGGTTTTCTGTCAGCTTTATTTACTACGGGTTGATTGTTAATTCTGTTCTCCTTCCTGGAAATAAGTATACAAATCTATTGCTAGCCGCGTGCATGTCATTTCCTGGAGAATTGATCTCaatgtattttatgaataaaattgggAGAAAAACGCCATTAACTGTTGGTTTTATAATTTGCGGCATAGCTTGCGTTGGATGTGGTTATGTACCCGATG GTTATACTGGTATAAAAATTACATTGTTCTTAATTGGAAAACTAGTAGTAGCAGCTTGTTATACCGGCTTGCTTACTTATACTATGGAATTGTTTCCTACAAGTGTAAGAGGATCTTTAATTGGATTATGTACATTAGCGTCGTCTCTTGGAACGACAACAGCGCCGCTCTCTATGATGATG tcATCAAATTCAATGACACTCACGTCAGTTTGCTTCGGATGCACGGCAGCTATTTCTAGCTTCATTCTCATATTCCCACCAGAGACTAAAGACATGCCGCTTATTGACACCATTGCTGAACTTCGATCTGCACATAATCTAAAAAACCAGTATGGGAAGGATAATCCTGTATGCGACTCTGTGATTTCAAATGATTAA